In Hymenobacter sublimis, a single genomic region encodes these proteins:
- the trpD gene encoding anthranilate phosphoribosyltransferase, which translates to MKQILNQLFEQQLLTHAEAREAMLRIGQGEANASEMAAFMSVYRMRPISVPELAGFRDALLSLSRDPELGTHDTVDIVGTGGDGKDTLNISTLACFVVAGAGYKVTKHGNIGVSSVCGSSDVLAQLGVEFGVGNDVLQRQLEQANICFLHAPSFHPAMRHAGPVRRELGVRTFFNILGPLVNPARPNYQVAGTFSLELLRLYHYLLQQTNTRYAVVHALDGYDELSLTAAAKLASPAGEQVVTAADLGLTTTVPEELAGGKSAAESARLFVDVLEGRATRAQRDVVTANAALAIRCLEPTFSFAEALAAAQESLDSGRARTALRKLVAATHSHATTT; encoded by the coding sequence GTGAAACAGATTCTTAATCAGTTGTTTGAGCAGCAGTTGCTCACCCACGCCGAGGCGCGCGAAGCCATGTTGCGCATTGGGCAGGGCGAGGCCAACGCCTCCGAAATGGCCGCCTTCATGAGCGTGTACCGCATGCGGCCGATTTCGGTGCCGGAGCTGGCGGGCTTCCGCGACGCCCTGCTGAGTTTGAGCCGCGACCCGGAGCTGGGCACCCATGACACGGTAGACATTGTGGGCACCGGCGGCGACGGCAAGGACACGCTTAATATCAGCACGTTGGCGTGTTTTGTGGTGGCCGGCGCGGGCTACAAAGTCACTAAGCACGGCAATATTGGTGTGTCGTCGGTGTGTGGGTCGTCGGATGTGCTGGCCCAATTGGGGGTCGAGTTTGGGGTAGGCAACGACGTGCTGCAACGCCAGCTGGAGCAAGCTAACATTTGCTTTTTGCACGCCCCCTCCTTCCACCCAGCCATGCGCCACGCCGGGCCGGTGCGCCGGGAGCTGGGCGTGCGGACCTTCTTCAACATTCTGGGGCCGCTGGTAAATCCGGCCCGGCCCAACTACCAGGTAGCCGGCACCTTTAGCCTGGAGCTGCTGCGCCTCTACCACTACCTGCTGCAGCAAACGAATACACGCTACGCCGTGGTGCACGCCCTCGATGGCTACGACGAACTCTCGCTGACAGCGGCTGCCAAGCTGGCTTCGCCGGCAGGCGAGCAGGTAGTAACCGCCGCCGACCTGGGCCTGACGACAACAGTACCCGAGGAACTGGCCGGCGGAAAAAGCGCGGCGGAGTCGGCCCGGCTGTTTGTAGATGTGCTGGAGGGCCGCGCTACCCGGGCCCAACGCGACGTGGTGACGGCCAACGCGGCCCTGGCCATCCGGTGCCTGGAACCCACCTTTAGCTTTGCCGAAGCCCTGGCCGCCGCCCAGGAATCCTTGGACTCAGGGCGGGCGCGGACGGCGCTACGCAAGCTGGTAGCCGCCACGCACAGCCACGCCACCACAACGTAG
- the trpC gene encoding indole-3-glycerol phosphate synthase TrpC — MPTILDKIIAHKRQEVANRQSLVPVKLLEQSLYMPTPPLSLRRYLLRDDLSGIIAEFKRKSPSKGFINPHAPVERTTLGYMQAGASALSVLTDTEFFGGKNEDLTIARRFNFCPILRKDFVVDEYQILEAKSIGADAVLLIAAVLSGEEVLRLGRLAKSLGLEVLLEIHNAEELDKTLHPDAVSLVGVNNRNLHDFSVSLDTSGELAQRIPDEFVKVTESGLTSAADIEALRQVGYRGFLIGETFMRHSRPEKACAALVQQLRATEAVTLL, encoded by the coding sequence ATGCCCACTATTCTCGACAAAATCATTGCCCATAAGCGCCAGGAAGTTGCCAACCGCCAGAGCCTTGTGCCGGTGAAGCTGCTGGAGCAAAGCCTCTACATGCCGACGCCGCCCCTGAGCCTGCGCCGCTACTTGCTGCGCGACGATTTGAGCGGCATCATTGCCGAGTTCAAGCGCAAGTCGCCGAGCAAGGGCTTCATCAACCCCCACGCTCCGGTGGAGCGCACCACCCTGGGCTACATGCAGGCCGGCGCTTCGGCCCTGTCGGTGCTGACGGACACCGAGTTTTTCGGGGGGAAGAATGAGGACCTGACCATTGCCCGCCGGTTTAATTTCTGCCCCATTCTGCGCAAGGATTTCGTGGTAGACGAGTACCAGATTCTGGAAGCCAAGAGCATCGGGGCCGACGCCGTGCTGCTGATTGCGGCCGTGCTTAGCGGCGAGGAAGTGCTGCGCCTGGGCCGCCTGGCTAAAAGCCTGGGGCTGGAAGTGCTGCTCGAAATTCATAACGCCGAGGAGCTGGACAAAACCCTGCACCCCGACGCCGTGAGCCTGGTGGGCGTCAACAACCGCAACCTGCACGACTTCAGCGTGAGCCTGGATACCTCGGGCGAGCTGGCCCAGCGCATCCCCGACGAGTTCGTGAAAGTGACGGAAAGCGGCCTGACCTCGGCCGCCGACATTGAGGCGCTACGCCAGGTGGGTTACCGAGGCTTCCTGATCGGGGAAACGTTCATGCGTCACTCGCGGCCCGAAAAGGCCTGCGCCGCCTTGGTGCAGCAGCTCCGCGCCACCGAAGCCGTAACCCTACTATAA
- a CDS encoding phosphoribosylanthranilate isomerase — protein MSVRLKVCGMARPDNLRAVAALRPDFLGFIFYPKSRRYAAPTLTPADAATVPATIRKVGVFVDEDMAVMQERITEYGLQAVQLHGAETPETCGLLRATGVAVIKAFAVGEKFDFAQLLPYVGQVDFFLFDTAGAQPGGNGTAFDWQILKQYHLTVPYFLAGGLALEHAAVLQNLQLPGLFALDLNSQFETEPGVKDAELLRQMFQQLRP, from the coding sequence ATGAGTGTGCGCCTGAAAGTCTGCGGCATGGCCCGGCCCGACAACCTGCGGGCGGTAGCCGCCCTGCGGCCCGACTTTCTGGGCTTCATCTTCTACCCCAAATCCCGGCGCTACGCCGCGCCCACGCTCACGCCCGCCGATGCGGCCACGGTTCCGGCTACTATCCGCAAGGTAGGCGTGTTCGTGGATGAGGACATGGCCGTAATGCAGGAGCGCATCACGGAGTACGGCTTGCAGGCGGTGCAGCTCCACGGCGCCGAAACGCCCGAAACCTGCGGGCTGCTGCGGGCTACGGGGGTAGCAGTTATTAAGGCGTTTGCGGTAGGGGAGAAGTTCGACTTTGCCCAGCTGCTACCCTACGTGGGGCAGGTTGACTTTTTCCTATTTGATACGGCCGGCGCCCAGCCCGGCGGCAACGGCACGGCCTTCGACTGGCAGATTTTAAAGCAGTACCACCTGACCGTGCCCTATTTTCTGGCCGGCGGGCTGGCCCTGGAGCACGCCGCCGTCCTGCAAAACCTGCAGCTTCCAGGCCTGTTTGCCTTGGACCTCAACAGCCAATTTGAAACTGAGCCCGGCGTAAAAGATGCCGAGCTGCTGCGCCAGATGTTTCAGCAGTTACGCCCTTAA
- the trpB gene encoding tryptophan synthase subunit beta, producing MSTTYQQPTERGYYGQFGGAFIPEMLYPNVEELRQQYLDILADPAFQQEYQQLLRDYVGRPTPLFEAKRLSAKYNTRVYLKREDLCHTGAHKVNNTVGQILLAKRLGKTRIIAETGAGQHGVATATVCALMGMQCIVYMGEIDMERQKPNVYRMRLLGAEVRAALSGSRTLKDATNEAIRDWIGNPVDTHYIIGSVVGPHPYPDLVARLQAVISEEMRKQLLEKTGSELPNYVVACVGGGSNAAGAFYHFLEEPSVKLVAVEAAGHGVNSGHSAATSVLGKPGIIHGSRTLLMQDEDGQITEPYSLSAGLDYPGIGPLHAFLADSGRAQFISIEDEDALRAVAELSRLEGIIPALETAHALAALGQLGAGPDDVVVVNLSGRGDKDLETYLKYADTIL from the coding sequence ATGAGCACTACCTACCAACAACCCACGGAGCGCGGCTACTACGGCCAGTTCGGCGGCGCCTTCATTCCCGAAATGCTCTACCCCAACGTGGAAGAGCTGCGCCAGCAGTACCTCGATATTCTGGCCGACCCCGCCTTCCAGCAGGAGTACCAGCAGCTACTCCGCGACTACGTGGGCCGGCCGACTCCGCTGTTTGAAGCCAAGCGCTTATCGGCGAAGTATAACACCCGCGTGTACCTTAAGCGCGAGGACCTCTGCCACACCGGCGCCCACAAGGTAAACAACACCGTGGGGCAGATTTTGCTGGCCAAGCGCCTGGGCAAAACCCGCATTATTGCCGAAACCGGCGCCGGTCAGCACGGTGTGGCCACGGCCACGGTGTGCGCCCTGATGGGCATGCAGTGCATCGTGTACATGGGCGAAATTGACATGGAGCGCCAGAAGCCGAACGTGTACCGCATGCGCCTGCTAGGGGCCGAGGTACGCGCCGCCCTGAGCGGCAGCCGCACCCTCAAAGACGCTACCAACGAAGCCATTCGGGACTGGATCGGCAACCCCGTCGACACGCACTACATCATTGGCTCCGTGGTCGGTCCGCACCCGTACCCCGATCTGGTGGCGCGCTTGCAGGCCGTTATCAGCGAGGAGATGCGCAAGCAGCTACTGGAAAAAACCGGTTCTGAGTTACCGAATTACGTAGTGGCCTGCGTGGGTGGCGGCTCGAATGCGGCCGGCGCTTTTTACCACTTCCTGGAGGAGCCTTCCGTGAAGCTAGTGGCCGTGGAAGCGGCTGGGCACGGCGTCAACTCGGGACACTCGGCGGCTACTTCGGTGCTGGGCAAGCCGGGCATCATTCACGGCTCCCGCACCCTGCTCATGCAGGATGAGGACGGCCAGATTACCGAGCCGTATTCCTTGTCGGCGGGCCTCGATTACCCCGGCATCGGCCCCCTGCACGCCTTCCTGGCCGATTCGGGCCGGGCACAGTTCATTAGCATCGAAGACGAGGACGCCCTGCGCGCCGTAGCTGAGCTGAGCCGCCTGGAAGGCATCATTCCGGCCCTCGAAACCGCCCACGCCCTGGCGGCCCTGGGCCAGCTGGGCGCCGGCCCCGACGATGTGGTGGTGGTCAACCTCTCCGGCCGCGGCGACAAGGACCTGGAAACCTACCTCAAGTACGCCGACACTATTCTGTAA